The window GCACGTAATCAGCAGTGTTTATTTGTAGAATTCCCTACGGGCATGCATATGGATACATGGTTGTCTGGTGGTGATCGCTATTGGAGAACAATTCAGGAGTTCTTGGAAAAAACAGTTCCAGAAAAGAAGGATAGTGGCTCCTCTAAAGCAGGTAAGTTTCTGGATTTATTTTGCTCCTATCTCCTGAATATCTACGCTGCACTGTACTCTCTGTAGCTGGATTTTGACTTCAATTTACCACGTTAGGTATTCCAAACTTCAAGCTGAGGCACCATCTTTAGAGTAAGAATGATGATTCATCTAGGCCCAAATGTCTATTTATTCTGCTTCTTGTctattagttatatttatgaaGCAGCAAGGTGGTCTGCTATTCATGAGCATGTTATTACTCTTTAATGCTGGCCCTTTATAGCTCTACCCTTTACAAGAAGAATATGGACTCTGTTGTTCCAGACTCTGATTCTGTAAATTTCTCCTTATAGCTTTCGATTCTAGACATGTAACTAAGCATCTAACTGTATTCCTTGCTTCCCCTGTGTACATCTCTAGTTTTTTATCTCTTGTATTGTGCTTTGAGAAAATTATGAGGCACCTATAAATAGGGGCAAATCCTTTGCAGagttggattttttttccGACCAATTGTTGCCTCATACTTTTTGctataatattttctgtttctttCAGATTAATGTGGGGGTTTTGTGCTGGGATGTGGAGTTTTAGTAACTAAAATTTGCAGTAACTGAAAGCAATGTGGTTGAAGATGGCTGCTACAATTCGTGTCATTAAGAGCTTCTCTCTGAGGCACAAATTTTGTACGACAGAGGTCGGAAGCTTTATGGTATATATGAGCTGGCCCTGGTATATACTGCACCATTTCCAATCTAgaataattgtatttgtatgaACAACTTAGAGAaaatacttttcttttatagGTAAATGGAATTGGTGGCTTTTAGTGTCTATTAGTTTGGACCTAATCGTAGTGCATGCTAATATGAACATATTTCTTCGTCTCATCGTATTACCTCAAGTTCTGTTGTTGGCTatattatctttatcttttgtTTCAAATGCTATGGAGCATACAGTTAAAAGTCtatccctctgtcccatagaaatatgtgtactttctattttcgtctatctcataaaaatatgggcatttCCATTTGTGAAGGGTTGTCTCCAACTTATTCCTCATATACGTCAATtgatttataacttatatcaCTATGACCTACCACTACAattcattaaacactaataataatgtgggtttcactatccactaacattactttaactattattatttttctctatcttactttacgtATTATGCATTAGTTTCCGtgtcattttaaatatacatatttttatgggcgtgtttgaattgaagtttaactttcatttagAACACAACCATTTTGCTACAATGCTTTTAttggtttttcatttttatttgtggtgTTTGAATTGATGGTATGTTATCTATAGTTCTTAATAATACATGTTTGGTTTGTTATATAAAGTCATGTTATATTaggaaatttcaaaattatcctttgaccttttctatattttcaaGACTAAGAGCTATATTACTAATTGGATGCAATTTAAGATTGAAATAGTGTTGCATAGGTTATTATCATTGAATTTTtcatgataataaaataatcatttccAGCCTTAATTTAACGAGCCCTTGCCCATTGAACAAGCCGCACAGAAAATTTAAGCAACAAATCAAACACTAGATTGAGTCATTTAATGCACTTTAAATATCCCTGTCTACCAATTTAAACACActctaataataatgtgagttTTACTATTTACTAACACTACGTTAACTAGACAGATGCTTGCatacataatattatactccatcggtttcctaaaaatagaaactttgcAAACGGTAcaaatattaatgtaaaattggtaaagtaagagagagaaaaaaaatgggtaaTGTTAGAGggagaaagtaaaaaaaatattgaaattagtgttagtgaattgtgagactcattttctaaaatgaagagtttctacttttaagaGAGACGAAGAAAGTGTTTATATTTGAAGGAAACTGAAGAGAGTATATATAATGTTGAACTTGGCTAAAAATCCCCCTCTTAGATGATACTCCGTTCcatataaaaatgacataatttatttttagtttatcttaaATAAGAAGgcatatttctatttcttaaaactctctCTCTAGTCCATTAGATTTGAAAATGGAGATCTAGATTCAATCTAGATTTTAGATAATTTTTGTGCATAATCTGTATTATTGCAGATGTGCAGGATAATTTTGTCCATATGGGAAAACATTagacatttaattatatatactcctataagcTAACAACTTTATCCATAAGGGAACATTAGACATTTAATTTAGTCCATGACGTGAGTATCGAGTAATAATTGGTGATAAATGTTTTTACCATTCTAAGAAGAGCATCAAATGGAAAACCTGGTATCAATATGTATTAATTCAAGAAATTTAGGTTTTTCTTGGCTGATTTCTTTACAACAATATAGTTTACTATACATTCTTTACCAAATTCATAATCTTTTCATTGGACATACTTACAAGGACATCCAGCTAGGGGTAAACAAGTGCATTAATTGGATGCATAAtaagcttcttttttttatttcttcccaTTTTGAGTGTCAACAAAAATTTCTGAACAACTCCTGGATATATTTCTCAAATTGGTAAAGAATGGGCTTTTGCTAGAAAAGCATATCAACCAGTACAATACCCCTACTAGACTAGTGGGATAGTTTCTTTATTTCCACCTgaataatgcaataaaaaaatattcagaaaaccaaatactaatattagaAGTATAATAATGCTCATACGCccgttttattttgtttctaacATATAAAAACACACAGCCTTACGGTAAAAGTTCAGATGCGATATTgcaatatatcaaaaaatatgaacGATTCAGCTCAAAATAATTgttatagatatatatatatatatacattgcTACTGCTTCTACAATATAGGttaaaattcttttctttaaatttgttcgactttttttattctagAAAGCAAGTGTAATATCTTCTACTCTTACACAGTATGTAAAAATCCATATTTGATgacttcacaaaaaaaattgattgtcAATAACATTTTAACCATATTAGTGATttaaatgtcattttaattacaaaggtaagaaacattttaaattttaaaaaaatactaaagaaaaataaatatgaaaagggATTCTTCtccttaaatttttaatttaaatgcaattaagtTACTACTtttgtcaaaatatttttgactattaattttttgacaaaacCATTAAATACGGACCAAAACATAATATTTACGAtcaaaagatataaaattttatgtgtaagaccaattttttttgagttgAATGTAGATGGCCAATTTAAAACTTAGTCAAACTATATAGttctttcaataaaaatgcataatgtAAAATAACATAGTTTTTCGAAGGTAAAAACATATCTAGGTTCCTTGTgttattgtattttgtttattaagaTCCTTCTAcaaatttttggtttattaGTTTCTTACCAGtgtattttagtttcattagagcattttataattttttatttcattagacCCATATACTAATtcatattgatataattatactttatttttaatttggttggATATTTATTGGACTtaggaatttaattatatatatatttttaaataatatcctttttcttttcatatttattttaaaattagttcaGCTGCAAAATCGACTAAAGAATTATtggaagaaatgaaaaattaattgatattctCTATtacaaacttatatatttaccattttttaaatgattatgAGTTgataatataactaaattaatttaaaaaataaataaaagaaaacaatttaaataacaaaaataattaattaaattataaagtcagttaaataaaaatttaaccaaaaaatCTCCTAAATTAGAATGTAAGTAAAAGGATATGAGGAAACAAAAGATATATCGATAGActgaacataaatatatttgtttttattataaaatttgaaaagtgtGATGTTGACTCGAGAAAGGGGTCAATTTGGTCGCCCTTTCAACCAAATTCCATTCATGCCCCCCAATTGTGTTTCCCTCTTCTATAATTCTCCAATTCCTTATTTTCACACCATTACTCTCTTCTATAACTCACTGCACCGTCTTCCTCTCTGTCATGGACGGAGCTTCGGTCAACAATCCTCGCACAGTTGAGGAGGTTTTCAAGGATTTCAAGGGCAGACGCAATGCCTTGATCAAAGCCCTTACCACTGGTatctttttttcccttctaaTTCACTTATCCGTTGGTGGTGTATGCTTCTAGtttaattcacttttatttatgcTTGCTAGAGTTAGGGTTCCTGTTACTCGATTGTATTGCATTCTGctaaatttgtttttactcGTCGGcttatttctatttgtttatttattttgcctTTTTCAGAGGTTGAAGAGTTCTTCCAGCAGTGTGATCCTGGTGAGTTAGGTTAAATTTTGTCTCAGGTTACCCGTTTCGTTGATTTTTCGtcagttaatttttttagtatttttggCATGTATTATCATTTCAGTTATTTGGTATGCATAATTAGCTTTATAGTGTGCTATACACGGGATTTATATATTGCAATTTTGGGGTTCGGGTTATTTCTTCTTTAGCAAATTCTTGCAGtgtaaattttgttatttaagtCTGTATTTGCTGCGCGTGTCCAAAATTTTCTGTTGGTATATGGTTCTGCTGTTAAATGTTCTTTGATTGTCGAATGTAGTTAAGTACCTACATattagtggagtcattttgccatttttggtacgttccatagtattcgagtcatttcactttttactaacacatttcttctcacctattttactctctcttgctttattctctcttcatctttctacctttttcacttcctactttattcttccttcacttaactcacttaacacattCTTTCTTAAATcgcgtgccgaaaagaaacttCTCCACTGccgcggaacggagggagtactatactTCAATAGCATGTAAATTACACGGATTGGTTTACTTGCCGAATGCAGCGGACTGAATCTTAGGATTCCTACATATGAACATGCATCTTGTAGATATGGCATCTTTGATATTCTATAGCTTCTGCTAATGCTGTGTCAAATTGCTTTCGTATCCATACAGTGTGGTGGCACTTTTATGAATATGCTTTGTCTGTTCATGTACATGGTTAGCATATTATAACATGTATACCATTTGTATTGTTGTATTGACTGTTGAGTCATGCATGAAGATCTGACTGTTTAACTTCTACAAAACACACAGGTAGCAAAATCTGTTAGgcaattatttatatgtatcCAGCGTTATACAGTGACCACCAactatgtatgtatgtatgtatgtatgtcaTTAGTCTATAGTGAAGGATACTATcgtttatttatataatctgCGACCAGATAATCATtcgataaaaaaattatactataaatgaCACTGCTGCTGTTAATATAATGGATATTTTACAGATAAGGAAAATCTCTGTCTTTTTGGATTGCCTACTGAGCAATGGGAAGTAAATCTTCCTGCTGAGGAGGTGCCTCCAGAGCTTCCGGAACCTGCTTTAGGAATAAACTTTGCTAGAGATGGAATGCCAGAAAAGGACTGGCTAGCTCTTGTTGCTGTCCACAGTGATGCATGGCTACTTTCTGTTGCCTTCTATTTTGGTGCAAGATTTGGTTTTGATAAAGCTGACAGGTAATGATTTTTGTaagttgtgaatttatttgaatacTCATACgctttaacttttattttaccataaataattcccttattcttttatttgttttgatgtaTTATAGTATTGCTTAGGTGATTTCCTCTTCTTATTGTGAAAAGCTaatatatactaatttttctCCATTCCTTCGTTAATGTGTGCTAAATTTCTATCTAGTCAATCTAAGAAAATATTCTATCTAGTCATGCTACTCTTCCATGTATTGAAGCATGATCATGCATACCTAAAGTTAGCACTTCATAATCATCTATATGTTCCGAATATAACTTTCTACCccttgagaaaaataataagaataccATCTTACTTGTGGTCCTGGTATCTTAGGCTGAAGTTTCATTacctaaacaaaattttggtcTTGATTGCCAACccctttaatttattgttccTTACTACTAAGATAAGGATACTATAGTGATTGTAgatttgtatatatagtttaaGTTAGTATATTGTATCTTCTGTGCAGTTCTGTATGATGGCCCTaacttaatttcttttaatctgTGATTACTCCAAGCTTCATTCTGTTGGTGGTGGATGCAGGAAACGTCTATTCAATATGATAAATGATCTTCCgaccatttttgaagttgTCACGGGTGCTGCAAAGAAGCAAGTAAAAGACAAATCGTCCGTCTCAAACCATAGTGGCAGTGCATCCAAGTCAAATCCAAAATTGGTAAATGAAATAACCTTTTTCAATTGATATCTTGGCTCTTGCATTGCCAAAACATTAGTCCTATTCTCTTATTTTGGAAGACATGAGTTATGAGTACATTTAAACAAGTTGATAATATATGTGTTGGTGTTGCGCTCTGCTCGATTAAAATGGGCCTATATTTTCTCCGCTGTAAAGTGAAGTGAGCTATAAGCTAGCAATTAGATTTTCCACTACCTCGTGACCAAAGATATATCTGGCACATGACTGTAACTGTCCATTcttttctttactttattcaggTAAACCATTATAATTTAAAGGTAGGATTAGAGATGAATAAACTCTCCCTTTTCACCCTTCCTTCTGGTCCTCCTATTATGCAGAATTCGAAGATCTTTTCCCAGTTTGGTCCCCCATCCTGAATCTTGAAGTAACCATGTCGAGGAAGTTTAAACTGTAGCCCAATATTTGGTtgtaatatatactccctatATAATTTCAGGACCTCAAAAAAATGCTTACTAGGAACTCTAGGATCTAACCAGCTAAATATCATATCCTATAGGTTTGAGGCTGAGCTATACACCCCCACCTTAATAACTGcatgaatttattttgcatCGCATTCTTATGCACTTGAGTTGCAGAATGAACCAAAACATGATTCAGCATATGTCATCACTGGGCATGAGTTCTGGCGTCATAACTCATAGGTTACACCTCATCAAAATGTCTGCGAATTCTGTCAATTAGTACTATTCTTGCTTTTTAATCTGCTAAGGCAGGATCAAGCTGTTcgctttacctactttttcggGCTGGTTGTGTTCCAAAACAACTGATTTATTTTGAGGAAACGCAAGAAATTTTGGTAATTTAATGATGTTATGAGGGCATAGTTCAAGCAATTGATGTGTCATAATGACTTTGTTCATTATTGGATATTGTTAGCATGTTTCTAATCTTTCGAAGGAAAGAACGAATGTTCCATTCTTTTAAATGATGGTTGTGATTATTTCGCTGCACATTATTTCCTCGTCTGTatctaaaaaattgaaacaatctTGTTTTTTCTGTGTATGACAGGGGAGAATGTCAAGGCCCCAACCAaaggatgaggatgaggacgAGGATGAGGGATTGGATGATGAGGAGGAAGATGAGCATGGGGAAACCTTGTGTGGAGCATGTGGTGAGAATTATGCCTCAGATGAATTCTGGATTTGCTGTGACATATGTGAGAGATGGTTCCATGGTAAGTGCGTCAAGATCACTCCAGCTAGAGCAGAGCACATCAAGCAGTACAAGTGCCCAACCTGTATGAACAAGAGAGCCCGGCCTTGAAATCCCATCTTCTAATGCTCGTATGATTCATCTCTAGGTTGAGTACTGCTGCTTATTGCTTTATTTGGATTGGTTAGCTACTTTTTTCTCGTTGGTTTTTAGATCTAACTGTTGATTGTAGAGACTAGTATTGCATTGCTTCGTCTCCATAACATTTAAATTGTCTAGTTTACTTTTAATTGTTCTCTCTTAGCAACTAATTTCAATTCAACTAGTAAGTAAAAACTAAAAGGCTATGGTTAGATGACACTTGACAGTTTCCCAACTAAGCTTTGTATGTATattcttcaaagttcaaacaatATAGTACATCGCTGTGTTAGTTTGACAAAACACTGTTTTGTGCATATTATCCACTAATGAAAAAACAATCGTGCTTAGATGATGTGTTACACAGTAGGAATCAGGAATGAAGTTGGATTGCTAGTCACGTGTGAAATGACCTTTTATTGGATCATGgaataattaactaataattaaaaattcaactCTTTGATGACAGCTATCCTTCTCGAACACACAAGCATATGTTAATTTCCATAGTCCATACGCATTTTTATACCAAAAATCACTTAGCAAATACATTGAAAatacccaaaaaaataaaatcaaacactTCCCCTAGACTTCCGCACGccaatatatattaaattgatgaaatgagtaataattaatgattggattgaaataaaagaatttattttcttcaagtgGAATTTCGATGGCAGGTTTTCTTGTTTGTTCCATTTTCGTCACATGCTTTCATATTATTAACAGAATTTGATAAAAAGAATTAGGCACAGCCAGCCAGTCAACCACCGCACTTTGAAAATACTATATAAGCAAAAGCATTTCCGCCGGTGGTCAACAGAGACTtcttagagagagagagagagagagagagagagcgagAATGGAGAAGAAGCTGTCCGAGGCAGCCTTGCAAGGAGATGCAACCGTGCTACACCAAATCCTAACACAAGATCCGCTGATACTGGACAGGATCATCGTCTCCTGCCTCTCCGAAACCCCGCTCCACACGGCCGCCGCTCTCGGCCACCTCCCATTCGTCAACCTACTTCTCTCCCGGGCACCGGCCTTGGCTGCCGAGCTCGACTCGCGAGGCTGCTCGCCGCTGCACCTCGCGGCGGCCAAGGGCCACGCCGATGTCGTCAGGGAGCTCGCGGCCGCCGATTCCGGATTCGTTCGGAACGCGGACGGGAGGAACCCCCTGCACGTGGCGGCGGCCAAGGGGAGGGTGGCGGTACTGGCGGAGA is drawn from Salvia hispanica cultivar TCC Black 2014 chromosome 6, UniMelb_Shisp_WGS_1.0, whole genome shotgun sequence and contains these coding sequences:
- the LOC125194473 gene encoding PHD finger protein ALFIN-LIKE 4-like translates to MDGASVNNPRTVEEVFKDFKGRRNALIKALTTEVEEFFQQCDPDKENLCLFGLPTEQWEVNLPAEEVPPELPEPALGINFARDGMPEKDWLALVAVHSDAWLLSVAFYFGARFGFDKADRKRLFNMINDLPTIFEVVTGAAKKQVKDKSSVSNHSGSASKSNPKLGRMSRPQPKDEDEDEDEGLDDEEEDEHGETLCGACGENYASDEFWICCDICERWFHGKCVKITPARAEHIKQYKCPTCMNKRARP